A part of Thalassophryne amazonica chromosome 3, fThaAma1.1, whole genome shotgun sequence genomic DNA contains:
- the LOC117507791 gene encoding insulin-like growth factor-binding protein 6, protein MFLYLNLMTLLLLQPVISKPRLLDTVTAPPRECLTCEGNTSQSQPSGELTATDLSVGAPCGVYTQRCMRGLRCTPPLNDPRPLRALLEGRGICSSSTSSNISPTERIQTVDVATTKYTEEAPCRKLLTLLVKGLDLHLFKSHHDIYMPNCDTRGFFRKKQCWSSRGKMRGKCWCVDENGMPFPSYIRQKSTLTCPNA, encoded by the exons ATGTTTCTGTACTTAAATCTCATGACATTGCTCCTCCTGCAGCCGGTCATTTCGAAGCCAAGGCTGCTCGATACTGTGACTGCACCACCCAGAGAGTGTCTCACTTGCGAAGGAAACACCTCACAGAGTCAGCCATCTGGAGAGTTAACTGCCACTGATCTGTCTGTAGGAGCACCATGTGGGGTCTATACTCAGAGGTGCATGCGTGGTTTGCGTTGCACACCTCCACTTAATGACCCCCGGCCTCTCCGGGCCCTGCTGGAAGGCAGAGGCAtctgcagcagcagcaccagcagCAACATCAGTCCGACTGAAAGAATCCAGACTGTAG ATGTTGCAACTACCAAGTATACagaggag GCTCCGTGTCGTAAATTGCTTACTTTGCTTGTCAAAGGTCTTGATCTGCATCTGTTTAAGTCACATCATGATATCTACATGCCCAACTGTGACACACGTGGGTTCTTTAGAAAGAAGCAG TGTTGGTCATCTCGAGGCAAGATGCGTGGGAAATGCTGGTGCGTGGATGAGAATGGGATGCCATTTCCATCATATATCAGACAGAAAAGTACCCTGACATGTCCAAATGCATGA
- the LOC117507943 gene encoding phosphatidylinositol 5-phosphate 4-kinase type-2 gamma-like isoform X1, which produces MSYPSTASVPLNILAPKRKTKKKHFVQQKVEVFRASKPVLSVLMWGVNHSMNDLSQVPVPVILLPDDFKASTKIKVTNHLFNKENLPAQFKFKEYCPQVFRNLRERFGIKDQDYQVSVTRSPPVKNEERQTAGLLLTTFDRSLVVKEISSEEVEEIHSILSEYHQHIATCHGSTLLPQFLAMYRVTVESEDTHLLVMRNVFSHRLHIHTKYVLKVKDLPTYKDNDFKNSMQKVYVSDAEKKKFMDKLIRDTEFLVRMRIMDYSLLLGIHDVERAEKEEEEEMESSCEEDENSLALNPGSLSPEGIAGYINSFKPMGPGEFDPYVDVYAIQSTVGAPQREVYFMGLTDVLMHYDTKKKAAHAAKPVKHGAGVEISTTHPEQYTKRFRDFIPKIFA; this is translated from the exons ATGTCGTATCCCAGCACCGCCTCAGTCCCTCTGAATATTCTGGCTCCCAAAAGGAAGACCAAGAAGAAACATTTTGTGCAGCAGAAAGTGGAGGTTTTCCGAGCAAGCAaacctgtgctgagtgtgctgatgTGGGGAGTCAATCATTCA ATGAATGACCTGAGCCAGGTGCCTGTTCCTGTAATACTGCTTCCAGATGACTTCAAAGCCAGCACCAAGATCAAAGTTACCAACCACCTCTTCAACAA AGAGAATCTTCCAGCACAGTTTAAATTCAAAGAGTACTGCCCGCAGGTGTTCAGAAACCTCAGAGAGCGCTTTGGAATTAAGGACCAAGACTACCAG GTATCTGTGACCCGCAGTCCTCCAGTCAAAAATGAAGAGAGGCAGACAGCCGGACTGCTGCTGACCACATTTGACCGAAGTTTGGTTGTAAAAGAAATCTCCAGTGAGGAAGTTGAGGAAATCCATAGCATCCTCTCTGAGTATCACCAG CACATTGCCACCTGCCACGGCAGCACGTTGCTTCCTCAGTTCCTGGCCATGTACAGAGTCACAGTGGAGAGCGAGGACACTCATTTACTGGTTATGAGGAATgtgttcagccacagactgcacaTTCACACAAAGTATGTCCTCAAG GTGAAAGACCTGCCAACTTATAAGGACAATGACTTCAAAAATAGCATGCAAAAAGTTTATGTGAGTGATGCGGAGAAGAAAAAGTTTATGGACAAGCTCATCAGAGATACTGAG TTTCTGGTACGAATGCGGATCATGGACTACAGTCTCCTGCTGGGTATTCATGATGTGGAACGGGcagaaaaggaggaggaggaggaaatggAGTCATCCTGTGAGGAGGATGAGAACAGTCTGGCTCTTAATCCGGGTTCCCTCTCACCTGAAGGGATCGCTGGATACATTAACTCATTTAAGCCCATGGGCCCTGGAGAGTTTGATCCTTACGTCGATGTATATGCCATTCAGAGCACCGTAG GTGCACCCCAGAGGGAGGTGTATTTTATGGGTCTGACTGATGTGCTGATGCATTATGACACCAAGAAGAAAGCTGCTCACGCTGCAAAGCCTGTCAAACATGGG GCAGGGGTGGAAATCTCAACAACTCACCCTGAGCAATACACAAAACGGTTCAGAGACTTTATCCCTAAGATCTTTGCTTAG
- the LOC117507943 gene encoding phosphatidylinositol 5-phosphate 4-kinase type-2 gamma-like isoform X2, giving the protein MSYPSTASVPLNILAPKRKTKKKHFVQQKVEVFRASKPVLSVLMWGVNHSMNDLSQVPVPVILLPDDFKASTKIKVTNHLFNKENLPAQFKFKEYCPQVFRNLRERFGIKDQDYQVSVTRSPPVKNEERQTAGLLLTTFDRSLVVKEISSEEVEEIHSILSEYHQHIATCHGSTLLPQFLAMYRVTVESEDTHLLVMRNVFSHRLHIHTKYVLKVKDLPTYKDNDFKNSMQKVYVSDAEKKKFMDKLIRDTEFLVRMRIMDYSLLLGIHDVERAEKEEEEEMESSCEEDENSLALNPGSLSPEGIAGYINSFKPMGPGEFDPYVDVYAIQSTVASNHSLKII; this is encoded by the exons ATGTCGTATCCCAGCACCGCCTCAGTCCCTCTGAATATTCTGGCTCCCAAAAGGAAGACCAAGAAGAAACATTTTGTGCAGCAGAAAGTGGAGGTTTTCCGAGCAAGCAaacctgtgctgagtgtgctgatgTGGGGAGTCAATCATTCA ATGAATGACCTGAGCCAGGTGCCTGTTCCTGTAATACTGCTTCCAGATGACTTCAAAGCCAGCACCAAGATCAAAGTTACCAACCACCTCTTCAACAA AGAGAATCTTCCAGCACAGTTTAAATTCAAAGAGTACTGCCCGCAGGTGTTCAGAAACCTCAGAGAGCGCTTTGGAATTAAGGACCAAGACTACCAG GTATCTGTGACCCGCAGTCCTCCAGTCAAAAATGAAGAGAGGCAGACAGCCGGACTGCTGCTGACCACATTTGACCGAAGTTTGGTTGTAAAAGAAATCTCCAGTGAGGAAGTTGAGGAAATCCATAGCATCCTCTCTGAGTATCACCAG CACATTGCCACCTGCCACGGCAGCACGTTGCTTCCTCAGTTCCTGGCCATGTACAGAGTCACAGTGGAGAGCGAGGACACTCATTTACTGGTTATGAGGAATgtgttcagccacagactgcacaTTCACACAAAGTATGTCCTCAAG GTGAAAGACCTGCCAACTTATAAGGACAATGACTTCAAAAATAGCATGCAAAAAGTTTATGTGAGTGATGCGGAGAAGAAAAAGTTTATGGACAAGCTCATCAGAGATACTGAG TTTCTGGTACGAATGCGGATCATGGACTACAGTCTCCTGCTGGGTATTCATGATGTGGAACGGGcagaaaaggaggaggaggaggaaatggAGTCATCCTGTGAGGAGGATGAGAACAGTCTGGCTCTTAATCCGGGTTCCCTCTCACCTGAAGGGATCGCTGGATACATTAACTCATTTAAGCCCATGGGCCCTGGAGAGTTTGATCCTTACGTCGATGTATATGCCATTCAGAGCACCGTAG CTTCCAATCACTCACTAAAAATAATATGA
- the LOC117507943 gene encoding phosphatidylinositol 5-phosphate 4-kinase type-2 gamma-like isoform X3, whose translation MTSKPAPRSKLPTTSSTKRIFQHSLNSKSTARRCSETSESALELRTKTTSPPVKNEERQTAGLLLTTFDRSLVVKEISSEEVEEIHSILSEYHQHIATCHGSTLLPQFLAMYRVTVESEDTHLLVMRNVFSHRLHIHTKYVLKVKDLPTYKDNDFKNSMQKVYVSDAEKKKFMDKLIRDTEFLVRMRIMDYSLLLGIHDVERAEKEEEEEMESSCEEDENSLALNPGSLSPEGIAGYINSFKPMGPGEFDPYVDVYAIQSTVGAPQREVYFMGLTDVLMHYDTKKKAAHAAKPVKHGAGVEISTTHPEQYTKRFRDFIPKIFA comes from the exons ATGACTTCAAAGCCAGCACCAAGATCAAAGTTACCAACCACCTCTTCAACAA AGAGAATCTTCCAGCACAGTTTAAATTCAAAGAGTACTGCCCGCAGGTGTTCAGAAACCTCAGAGAGCGCTTTGGAATTAAGGACCAAGACTACCAG TCCTCCAGTCAAAAATGAAGAGAGGCAGACAGCCGGACTGCTGCTGACCACATTTGACCGAAGTTTGGTTGTAAAAGAAATCTCCAGTGAGGAAGTTGAGGAAATCCATAGCATCCTCTCTGAGTATCACCAG CACATTGCCACCTGCCACGGCAGCACGTTGCTTCCTCAGTTCCTGGCCATGTACAGAGTCACAGTGGAGAGCGAGGACACTCATTTACTGGTTATGAGGAATgtgttcagccacagactgcacaTTCACACAAAGTATGTCCTCAAG GTGAAAGACCTGCCAACTTATAAGGACAATGACTTCAAAAATAGCATGCAAAAAGTTTATGTGAGTGATGCGGAGAAGAAAAAGTTTATGGACAAGCTCATCAGAGATACTGAG TTTCTGGTACGAATGCGGATCATGGACTACAGTCTCCTGCTGGGTATTCATGATGTGGAACGGGcagaaaaggaggaggaggaggaaatggAGTCATCCTGTGAGGAGGATGAGAACAGTCTGGCTCTTAATCCGGGTTCCCTCTCACCTGAAGGGATCGCTGGATACATTAACTCATTTAAGCCCATGGGCCCTGGAGAGTTTGATCCTTACGTCGATGTATATGCCATTCAGAGCACCGTAG GTGCACCCCAGAGGGAGGTGTATTTTATGGGTCTGACTGATGTGCTGATGCATTATGACACCAAGAAGAAAGCTGCTCACGCTGCAAAGCCTGTCAAACATGGG GCAGGGGTGGAAATCTCAACAACTCACCCTGAGCAATACACAAAACGGTTCAGAGACTTTATCCCTAAGATCTTTGCTTAG